CCGCTACAATAACACAACCAAGAAAGAAAGCCCTTACATTAAAACTCCATTCTGGGTTTTCTATCAAAAAAGACCACACCAAACCTGCGACTAAAAACCCATTATACAAACCTTGATTAGCAGCCAACCCCTTAGTAGGTCTAAATAATTCTTTCGGTAGGCTTTTACCAAAAACTCTTTTCCCTGCTGTTTCCCATGCAAACATTTCCATCCACAAAATATAAAGATGCTCTACCGCTACTAAAACCGTTAAAATTTCTCCTATTATTTTCATATTTAACCTTTTATTTATTGAGCTTAAATTTGATAAAACAAAGAGGTCATCTTA
The genomic region above belongs to Riemerella anatipestifer and contains:
- a CDS encoding DUF1304 domain-containing protein, with the protein product MKIIGEILTVLVAVEHLYILWMEMFAWETAGKRVFGKSLPKELFRPTKGLAANQGLYNGFLVAGLVWSFLIENPEWSFNVRAFFLGCVIVAGIYGGLTASKKIILLQAVPAMLALLFCLLTR